In [Clostridium] cellulosi, one genomic interval encodes:
- a CDS encoding hypothetical protein (Family membership) has translation MKKILFVCTGNTCRSPMAEVLFNKMLKERNITDISASSAGIAAYTGSPASDNAMAAVKELGADLSQHKARLVTRRLIEESDEIYCMSDSHAKALIGLFPEAEDKIRVLGGGIEDPFGGDINVYRACRDQILAALNDIIKR, from the coding sequence ATGAAAAAGATTTTATTTGTCTGCACAGGTAATACCTGCCGAAGCCCTATGGCCGAGGTTTTGTTTAATAAAATGCTAAAAGAACGCAATATCACCGATATATCCGCCTCCAGCGCGGGTATAGCGGCGTATACCGGTTCGCCCGCCTCTGACAATGCGATGGCAGCCGTAAAAGAACTCGGCGCCGATTTAAGCCAGCACAAAGCGCGTCTTGTCACCCGCAGGCTGATTGAAGAGAGCGACGAAATCTATTGCATGTCGGATTCTCACGCGAAGGCGCTTATCGGCCTGTTCCCCGAAGCCGAGGATAAGATAAGGGTACTGGGCGGGGGCATTGAGGACCCGTTCGGCGGGGATATAAATGTTTACAGAGCGTGCAGGGACCAGATTCTTGCCGCTTTAAATGATATAATAAAGCGTTGA